A region of Oxyura jamaicensis isolate SHBP4307 breed ruddy duck chromosome 9, BPBGC_Ojam_1.0, whole genome shotgun sequence DNA encodes the following proteins:
- the CCDC39 gene encoding coiled-coil domain-containing protein 39 isoform X1, whose product MDSAGSCSAASVLAELQWDDGYAVPMASAENKALEDELQKMQKEKMNLQNQLTDYEERIEAMASHLKNVKQEFTFTQSLYKARENEIETEQHFKALAEREYGHLKNEIKQMEDEIVALREKKNSQENTINKTTKKLESLKQQMNCDEELLERWIKESNRKYDDAEAIQKYAEKDEGKIGALTLQVEKLTMQANQKRRALDNERTETITAQIELDKTAEDFRRVHQERQEVIRQWENAIQQMQKRDQQINHCALLITEIKQEMRKKRSVLKEKTSFLMNETNNNKEYEKKISFAKQEATSLRKEYQAQDTYRVQLEDELDILKSNVDRTASDLESLRIQVTNLKKEIQKKSSRLSFLKERNAGLSNKLKLVTEKTLSSEDNVLRMEEMLKEEEKTVKEKEMELNKLKEQFFKKTQELKVQKDKEKCALAEIEGCRTSLKNLNSRLHRLDADALKQQELMYNQDFYIQQVQRRLSRLEGEVNAEEKQVLEAKIAELKKTLEEKKNTCDVLLAQRKKLQSDVQFIKRAMEKTGEEANGLMIKINELNLFNEKSDQELKKAKAVKQEMMIEDNLLKLELKRLQDTLCSKTEQVLTLEKQKLEINKAIAERTEEIKVHKAMLDSQIRLVDQERQRISAEFQDRLNKIDKLRCRYEVLTVVMMPPEGEEEKTQTYYVIKAAQEKEALRREGDDLDAKICKAENEIVALENTLRILNNCNSNYRNSFKEVTETSEEYEEKLKLEEEKRAADEKYRYKRRQIKELQENLQSLEKNLDILLKQEALLQEQKKEKQAVILQLNKDIEEQKPKLERVIKQCSRLSREIQSLKKTKTETQEERDIDLRALKSFNKTINKLLADVLEANPDLTTSFQKYFHQFNLELPTTASVGGSQSSRSPSTQSLQSSLASSRSSRSTSSGSSQTSLLKVIDLSLSVDTPAEAAAASSQPSSRTSNSDSYNHKRSPK is encoded by the exons ATGGATAGCGCCGGCAGCTGCTCCGCCGCCTCGGTGCTGGCCGAGCTGCAGTGGGACGATGGCTACGCCGTGCCTATGGCCAGCGCGGAGAACAAGGCGCTGGAGGACGAA CTGCAGaagatgcaaaaagaaaaaatgaacctGCAAAATCAGTTGACTGACTATGAAGAGCGTATAGAAGCAATGGCgtctcatttgaaaaatgtaaaacaagagTTCACCTTCACTCAG TCTCTTTACAAAGCCAGAGAGAATGAAATTGAAACTGAACAACACTTTAAAGCCCTTGCTGAAAGAGAATATGGACATcttaaaaatgagattaaaCAAATGGAAGATGAGATAGTTGCcttaagagaaaagaaaaacagtcaagAA aatactataaataaaaccacaaagaaGTTGGAAAGCTTAAAACAACAGATGAACTGTGATGAGGAACTTCTGGAGAGATGGATAAAGGAATCAAATCGTAAATATGATGATGCTGAAGCAATCCAGAAGTATGCAGAAAAAGATGAAGGGAAAATAGGC GCACTAACCCTTCAAGTAGAAAAGTTAACCATGCAAGCAAATCAGAAACGCAGAGCTCTTGATAATGAACGTACAGAAACCATAACTGCTCAG ataGAGCTTGACAAGACAGCTGAAGATTTTCGCCGAGTTCACCAGGAAAGGCAAGAAGTCATCAGGCAGTGGGAGAATGCAATACAACAGATGCAAAAAAGAGATCAACAGATTAATCACTGTGCTCTG CTAATAACAGAGATAAAACAAGAGATGCGAAAGAAAAGAAGTGTGCTGAAAGAGAAGACTTcctttttaatgaatgaaacTAATAATAACAAggaatatgaaaagaaaatttcatttgctAAGCAGGAAGCTACTAGCCTCCGGAAAGAATACCAAGCTCAGGATACTTACAGAGTTCAGCTGGAGGATGAG CTGGACATTTTGAAATCCAATGTGGACAGAACTGCTTCTGATTTGGAGTCTTTAAGAATACAAGTAACCAATCTGAagaaggaaattcagaaaaaaagctccAG ATTAAGctttcttaaagaaagaaatgcaggtCTTTCCAATAAGCTGAAGCTGGTGACTGAGAAGACACTCAGTTCAGAAGACAATGTTTTGAGGATGGAAGAAATGctaaaggaagaagagaaaactgtCAAG gaaaaggaaatggaacTGAACAAgttaaaagaacaatttttcaagaaaactCAGGAGTTAAAGGTGCAGAAGGACAAGGAGAAGTGCGCTCTGGCAGAAATTGAGGGATGTCGAACATCACTTAAAAATCTTAATAGTCGTCTGCACAGACTTGATGCAGATGCACTAAAACAACAGGAATTAATGTATAACCAG gaTTTTTATATTCAGCAAGTACAGAGACGGCTGTCACGGTTAGAAGGGGAGgttaatgcagaagaaaaacaagttctgGAAGCAAAAATTGCTGAACTTAAGAAAAccttagaagaaaagaaaaacacatgtGATGTTTTACTTGCACAGCGTAAGAAACTTCAG AGTGATGTCCAGTTTATCAAGAGAGCAATGGAAAAGACTGGAGAAGAAGCAAATGGTCTGATGATCAAGATAAATGAACTAAATCTTTTCAATGAGAAATCAGATCAAGAGTTAAAAAAAGCTAAAGCCGTTAAGCAG GAGATGATGATTGAAGATAACCTCCTAAAACTAGAATTGAAACGCCTTCAAGATACTCTGTGTAGTAAGACAGAGCAAGTTCtaacactggaaaaacaaaaattggaGATAAACAAAGCCATAGCAGAAAGAACTGAGGAAATTAAGGTTCATAAGGCAATGCTGGATTCCCAGATCAGACTTGTGGATCAGGAACGGCAACGCATAAG TGCTGAATTTCAAGATCGCCTAAATAAAATCGATAAATTGAGATGCAGATATGAAGTTCTTACTGTTGTCATGATGCCAcctgaaggagaagaggagaaaactcAGACCTACTATGTAATTAag gctgCACAGGAAAAGGAGGCCCTTCGACGTGAAGGTGATGATTTAGATGCAAAGATctgcaaagctgaaaatgaaattgtagcTCTGGAAAACACACTGCGCATACTTAATAACTGCAACAGCAATTACCGAAACTCTTTCAAAGAAGTCACCGAGACAA GCGAGGAgtatgaagaaaaactgaaactagaagaggagaaaagggctgctgatgaaaaatacagatataaacGAAGACAGATCAAGGAACTTCAGGAAAACCTCCAG agcttggaaaaaaattTGGATATACTACTGAAGCAGGAGGCCTTATTGCAagagcaaaagaaggaaaaacaagccgTTATATTGCAGCTGAACAAAGACATAGAAGAACAAAAGCCAAAACTAGAAAGGGTTATCAAACAG TGTTCCAGGCTATCCAGAGAAATTCAATCgttaaagaaaactaaaacagaaacacaggaagaaagagacaTTGATCTTCGTGCCTTGAAAAGCTTCAACAAAACCATCAACAAATTGTTAGCTGATGTTCTAGAAGCAAATCCTGATTTAACTACATCCTTTCAGAAGTACTTTCACCAG TTCAATTTAGAGCTGCCTACAACCGCTTCTGTTGGTGGTAGTCAAAGTTCCCGATCACCATCCACACAAAGCTTACAAAGCTCACTAGCTTCTAGCAG atcCTCCAGAAGCACAAGTTCAGGCTCTAGTCAGACTTCATTGCTCAAAGTCATAGATCTGAGCTTATCTGTCGACActcctgcagaagcagctgctgccagttCACAGCCATCCAGCAGAACTAGCAACTCTGACAGTTATAACCACAAAAGAAGTCCTAAATAA
- the CCDC39 gene encoding coiled-coil domain-containing protein 39 isoform X2, with protein sequence MQKEKMNLQNQLTDYEERIEAMASHLKNVKQEFTFTQSLYKARENEIETEQHFKALAEREYGHLKNEIKQMEDEIVALREKKNSQENTINKTTKKLESLKQQMNCDEELLERWIKESNRKYDDAEAIQKYAEKDEGKIGALTLQVEKLTMQANQKRRALDNERTETITAQIELDKTAEDFRRVHQERQEVIRQWENAIQQMQKRDQQINHCALLITEIKQEMRKKRSVLKEKTSFLMNETNNNKEYEKKISFAKQEATSLRKEYQAQDTYRVQLEDELDILKSNVDRTASDLESLRIQVTNLKKEIQKKSSRLSFLKERNAGLSNKLKLVTEKTLSSEDNVLRMEEMLKEEEKTVKEKEMELNKLKEQFFKKTQELKVQKDKEKCALAEIEGCRTSLKNLNSRLHRLDADALKQQELMYNQDFYIQQVQRRLSRLEGEVNAEEKQVLEAKIAELKKTLEEKKNTCDVLLAQRKKLQSDVQFIKRAMEKTGEEANGLMIKINELNLFNEKSDQELKKAKAVKQEMMIEDNLLKLELKRLQDTLCSKTEQVLTLEKQKLEINKAIAERTEEIKVHKAMLDSQIRLVDQERQRISAEFQDRLNKIDKLRCRYEVLTVVMMPPEGEEEKTQTYYVIKAAQEKEALRREGDDLDAKICKAENEIVALENTLRILNNCNSNYRNSFKEVTETSEEYEEKLKLEEEKRAADEKYRYKRRQIKELQENLQSLEKNLDILLKQEALLQEQKKEKQAVILQLNKDIEEQKPKLERVIKQCSRLSREIQSLKKTKTETQEERDIDLRALKSFNKTINKLLADVLEANPDLTTSFQKYFHQFNLELPTTASVGGSQSSRSPSTQSLQSSLASSRSSRSTSSGSSQTSLLKVIDLSLSVDTPAEAAAASSQPSSRTSNSDSYNHKRSPK encoded by the exons atgcaaaaagaaaaaatgaacctGCAAAATCAGTTGACTGACTATGAAGAGCGTATAGAAGCAATGGCgtctcatttgaaaaatgtaaaacaagagTTCACCTTCACTCAG TCTCTTTACAAAGCCAGAGAGAATGAAATTGAAACTGAACAACACTTTAAAGCCCTTGCTGAAAGAGAATATGGACATcttaaaaatgagattaaaCAAATGGAAGATGAGATAGTTGCcttaagagaaaagaaaaacagtcaagAA aatactataaataaaaccacaaagaaGTTGGAAAGCTTAAAACAACAGATGAACTGTGATGAGGAACTTCTGGAGAGATGGATAAAGGAATCAAATCGTAAATATGATGATGCTGAAGCAATCCAGAAGTATGCAGAAAAAGATGAAGGGAAAATAGGC GCACTAACCCTTCAAGTAGAAAAGTTAACCATGCAAGCAAATCAGAAACGCAGAGCTCTTGATAATGAACGTACAGAAACCATAACTGCTCAG ataGAGCTTGACAAGACAGCTGAAGATTTTCGCCGAGTTCACCAGGAAAGGCAAGAAGTCATCAGGCAGTGGGAGAATGCAATACAACAGATGCAAAAAAGAGATCAACAGATTAATCACTGTGCTCTG CTAATAACAGAGATAAAACAAGAGATGCGAAAGAAAAGAAGTGTGCTGAAAGAGAAGACTTcctttttaatgaatgaaacTAATAATAACAAggaatatgaaaagaaaatttcatttgctAAGCAGGAAGCTACTAGCCTCCGGAAAGAATACCAAGCTCAGGATACTTACAGAGTTCAGCTGGAGGATGAG CTGGACATTTTGAAATCCAATGTGGACAGAACTGCTTCTGATTTGGAGTCTTTAAGAATACAAGTAACCAATCTGAagaaggaaattcagaaaaaaagctccAG ATTAAGctttcttaaagaaagaaatgcaggtCTTTCCAATAAGCTGAAGCTGGTGACTGAGAAGACACTCAGTTCAGAAGACAATGTTTTGAGGATGGAAGAAATGctaaaggaagaagagaaaactgtCAAG gaaaaggaaatggaacTGAACAAgttaaaagaacaatttttcaagaaaactCAGGAGTTAAAGGTGCAGAAGGACAAGGAGAAGTGCGCTCTGGCAGAAATTGAGGGATGTCGAACATCACTTAAAAATCTTAATAGTCGTCTGCACAGACTTGATGCAGATGCACTAAAACAACAGGAATTAATGTATAACCAG gaTTTTTATATTCAGCAAGTACAGAGACGGCTGTCACGGTTAGAAGGGGAGgttaatgcagaagaaaaacaagttctgGAAGCAAAAATTGCTGAACTTAAGAAAAccttagaagaaaagaaaaacacatgtGATGTTTTACTTGCACAGCGTAAGAAACTTCAG AGTGATGTCCAGTTTATCAAGAGAGCAATGGAAAAGACTGGAGAAGAAGCAAATGGTCTGATGATCAAGATAAATGAACTAAATCTTTTCAATGAGAAATCAGATCAAGAGTTAAAAAAAGCTAAAGCCGTTAAGCAG GAGATGATGATTGAAGATAACCTCCTAAAACTAGAATTGAAACGCCTTCAAGATACTCTGTGTAGTAAGACAGAGCAAGTTCtaacactggaaaaacaaaaattggaGATAAACAAAGCCATAGCAGAAAGAACTGAGGAAATTAAGGTTCATAAGGCAATGCTGGATTCCCAGATCAGACTTGTGGATCAGGAACGGCAACGCATAAG TGCTGAATTTCAAGATCGCCTAAATAAAATCGATAAATTGAGATGCAGATATGAAGTTCTTACTGTTGTCATGATGCCAcctgaaggagaagaggagaaaactcAGACCTACTATGTAATTAag gctgCACAGGAAAAGGAGGCCCTTCGACGTGAAGGTGATGATTTAGATGCAAAGATctgcaaagctgaaaatgaaattgtagcTCTGGAAAACACACTGCGCATACTTAATAACTGCAACAGCAATTACCGAAACTCTTTCAAAGAAGTCACCGAGACAA GCGAGGAgtatgaagaaaaactgaaactagaagaggagaaaagggctgctgatgaaaaatacagatataaacGAAGACAGATCAAGGAACTTCAGGAAAACCTCCAG agcttggaaaaaaattTGGATATACTACTGAAGCAGGAGGCCTTATTGCAagagcaaaagaaggaaaaacaagccgTTATATTGCAGCTGAACAAAGACATAGAAGAACAAAAGCCAAAACTAGAAAGGGTTATCAAACAG TGTTCCAGGCTATCCAGAGAAATTCAATCgttaaagaaaactaaaacagaaacacaggaagaaagagacaTTGATCTTCGTGCCTTGAAAAGCTTCAACAAAACCATCAACAAATTGTTAGCTGATGTTCTAGAAGCAAATCCTGATTTAACTACATCCTTTCAGAAGTACTTTCACCAG TTCAATTTAGAGCTGCCTACAACCGCTTCTGTTGGTGGTAGTCAAAGTTCCCGATCACCATCCACACAAAGCTTACAAAGCTCACTAGCTTCTAGCAG atcCTCCAGAAGCACAAGTTCAGGCTCTAGTCAGACTTCATTGCTCAAAGTCATAGATCTGAGCTTATCTGTCGACActcctgcagaagcagctgctgccagttCACAGCCATCCAGCAGAACTAGCAACTCTGACAGTTATAACCACAAAAGAAGTCCTAAATAA
- the TTC14 gene encoding tetratricopeptide repeat protein 14, protein MERDLLRQALSYHGPALLSLLRAEQHDNPDFRGLLPPPGAAPESPRGGAPRSPAAWSEVTGLEADIQRFIAQKADLLFAQSWQPNGPIAENIEENEECYAVMPPLEQFMEVPGELRRELFFRDIERGDVVIGRITSIREFGFFMVLMCLGSGFIRQIADLEITALCPLRDVPPQSNHGDPLSYYQAGDIIRAAVKDVDRYHEKITVSLYSSALPPSLSSITLGVITSDDLPLHYKRSIEVANSAETFEEVLHRSRGFDNPSLIEYLTEKLGISESNPPSLMRSLQMKNIDEEDFAPALRKKQSEAWALKCVKAGVDYFKVGRHVEAMNEYNKALEIDPQNVEALVARGALYATKGSLNKAISDFEIALENCPTHRNARKYLCQTLVERGGQLEEEDKLLNAESYYKKALSLDETFQEAEEALTKLQKHIQKSLEMREKQAAKEERQKEKRIETSAEKLRKLLKEEKRLKKKRKRSTSSSSSSSSSSSDSSSDVSISSSSSSSDHKKHKKKHRHRSESSRSSKKRSSRASSHYKDQVRKEEWYSPPADTSASFLNQSFEMEKLLERQDSLACPKTEVREKDRHCSLSRTSGDDEDTFGGRSEDSRDSYSSSRTQASSSKSEKYHKTDRFFSSRRGYSGSYYKSDDKTRTHYFRKSERDVEGRREHFKKHGSDQDRYYMSPSGSDYSGKSMGKYRSYSSTYFHEGDRSYGSDRHALSQHRSESGYKSREGSHEESNKTEEPDKETLNGAEQTESGVKRNLPQNLVNIFNQIAEFEREKGSKQKKQST, encoded by the exons ATGGAGCGGGATCTGCTCCGGCAGGCGTTGAGCTACCACGGCCCCGCGCTGCTGTCGCTGCTCCGCGCCGAGCAGCACGACAACCCCGACTTCCGCGgcctgctgccgccgccggggGCCGCCCCCGAGTCGCCCCGCGGGGGGGCCCCCCGCTCGCCGGCCGCATG GAGCGAGGTGACGGGCCTCGAGGCCGACATCCAGCGCTTCATCGCCCAGAAGGCCGACCTGCTCTTCGCGCAGTCCTGGCAGCCCAACGGCCCCATCGCCGAAAACATCGAGGAAAATGAAG AGTGTTACGCCGTCATGCCTCCCCTGGAGCAGTTCATGGAGGTTCCCGGCGAGCTCCggagagaattattttttcgAGACATCGAGCGTGGTGACGTTGTGATTGGGAGGATCACTTCCATTCGTGAATTTGGCTTTTTCATGGTGTTGATGTGTCTGGGAAGTGGTTTCATACGGCAGATTGCAGACCTGGAAATCACT GCTCTTTGTCCATTGAGAGATGTGCCTCCTCAAAGCAACCACGGAGATCCTTTATCTTATTATCAAGCTGGAGACATTATTCGAG CTGCAGTCAAGGATGTTGATCGTTACCATGAGAAGATCACGGTATCACTCTACAGCTCAGCTCTTCCACCAAGTCTCTCTAGTATAACATTAGGAGTAATCACCTCTGATGACTTGCCTCTACATTATAA GCGAAGCATAGAAGTTGCTAATTCAGCAGAGACATTTGAAGAGGTTTTGCATCGTTCCCGAGGATTTGATAATCCATCATTAATtgaatatttaacagaaaaactaGGAATAAGTGAATCAAATCCACCATCTTTGATGAGAAGTCTTCAAAT gaaaaatatcgATGAAGAAGATTTTGCACCTGCATTGAGGAAAAAGCAGTCTGAAGCTTGGGCCCTGAAATG tgtgaagGCTGGGGTTGATTATTTTAAGGTTGGGCGCCACGTGGAAGCCATGAATGAGTACAACAAGGCTTTGGAAATTGATCCACAGAACGTTGAAGCTTTGGTGGCCCGTGGAGCTCT GTATGCAACAAAAGGAAGTCTGAACAAAGCCATAAGTGATTTTGAAATTGCATTAGAAAACTGTCCTACCCACAGGAATGCAAGAAAATACCTGTGTCAGACACTTGTGGAAAGAGGCGGGCA GTTGGAAGAAGAAGACAAACTACTGAATGCTGAGAGTTACTATAAAAAAGCCCTAAGCTTGGATGAGACTTTTCAGGAAGCTGAAGAGGCCTTAACGAAACTCCAAAAGCACATACAG aaatctttggaAATGAGGGAGAAGCAAGCTGCAAAagaagagaggcagaaagaaaagagaatagaaACAAGTGCAGAAAAATTGCGTaagcttttaaaagaagaaaaaag gttgaagaagaaaaggaaaagatcaacttcctcctcttcctcctcctcttcgtCCTCAAGTGACTCTTCATCAGACGTatcaatttcttcttcctcctcttcctctgatcacaagaaacataagaaaaagCATCGGCATAGATCAGAGTCTTCCCGTAGTTCCAAAAAACGCTCTTCTAGAGCTTCTTCACATTACAAAGATCAGGTTAGGAAAGAGGAGTGGTATTCACCTCCGGCTGATACCTCTGCCTCTTTCCTGAACCAAagttttgaaatggaaaaactgcTGGAAAGGCAGGACAGCTTAGCATGTCCAAAAACAGAGgtaagagagaaagacagacacTGTTCTCTGTCGAGGACTTCAGGTGATGATGAAGACACTTTTGGAGGTAGGTCTGAAGATTCAAGAGATTCTTACAGTAGTTCCAGAACTCAGGCAAGTAGtagcaaaagtgaaaaatatcaTAAAACTGACAGATTTTTCTCCAGTAGGAGGGGATATTCAGGGTCATATTATAAGTCAGATGATAAAACCAGGACACATTATTTTAGGAAATCAGAAAGGGACGTAGAGGGGAGAAGagaacactttaaaaagcaTGGCTCAGATCAAGACAGGTATTACATGTCTCCATCAGGGTCTGACTATTCTGGCAAGTCAATGGGAAAGTACAGATCATATTCTAGCACTTATTTTCATGAAGGTGATAGAAGTTATGGTAGTGATAGGCATGCATTAAGTCAGCATAGAAGTGAAAGTGGGTATAAGAGTAGGGAAGGGAGTCATGAGGAGTCTAATAAAACAGAGGAACCTGACAAGGAAACTTTAAATGGTGCAGAACAAACAGAAAGTGGCGTTAAAAGAAACCTGCCCCAGAACTTAGTTAACATATTCAATCAAATTGCTGAATTtgagagggaaaaaggaagtaagcagaagaaacaaagtacataa